In Arthrobacter sp. B3I4, the following proteins share a genomic window:
- a CDS encoding sugar kinase, protein MTVDLLTLGESMVSLRSGGPLSAGGSLSMHVAGAESNVAVGVARLGHSVAWAGVVGADPHGEFILRQLRSEGIAVQHRVEPVRSTGVMFLERRTADISRAYYYRAGSAGSTLSREDVDQAFSAGARVLHLTGITAALSADARRAVEYAAARGSAEGLVVSLDVNYRSKLWSRDEARAVLTPLARHATVLIASDDELGLVADGGAAVGRANPEATELAMAAELLDAGVREVVVKRGAAGAGVHTAAGRSEAPAVRVTSIDTVGAGDAFTAGYLSALLDGGDVEARLRRGTLAGAFAVSTAGDSEGLPSATELALLDAALDGSTHR, encoded by the coding sequence TGTCACTGCGGTCGGGCGGCCCCTTGTCCGCCGGCGGCAGCCTCAGCATGCACGTCGCCGGAGCGGAGTCGAACGTTGCCGTCGGCGTAGCCCGGCTCGGCCACAGCGTCGCATGGGCCGGGGTGGTGGGCGCGGACCCGCACGGTGAGTTCATCCTGCGGCAGCTGCGGAGCGAGGGCATCGCAGTACAGCACCGGGTGGAGCCGGTGCGGTCCACCGGGGTGATGTTCCTGGAGCGGCGCACGGCGGACATCAGCCGCGCCTACTACTACCGGGCCGGGTCCGCCGGCTCCACTCTCAGCCGGGAGGACGTTGACCAGGCCTTCAGCGCCGGCGCCCGCGTCCTGCATCTGACCGGGATCACCGCTGCCCTCAGCGCTGACGCCCGGCGTGCCGTGGAGTACGCCGCCGCGCGCGGCAGCGCCGAAGGGCTGGTGGTATCCCTCGACGTCAACTACCGGAGCAAGCTCTGGTCCCGCGACGAGGCCCGGGCCGTACTGACCCCGCTCGCCCGCCATGCCACCGTCCTGATCGCCTCCGACGACGAACTCGGACTCGTCGCCGACGGCGGTGCCGCCGTCGGGAGAGCGAACCCGGAGGCAACCGAACTGGCAATGGCAGCCGAACTGCTGGACGCAGGCGTCCGGGAGGTCGTCGTCAAGCGCGGCGCCGCTGGCGCCGGCGTGCACACCGCGGCCGGCCGCTCGGAGGCTCCGGCTGTCCGGGTCACCAGTATCGACACTGTCGGTGCGGGGGATGCCTTCACTGCCGGCTACCTTTCGGCCCTGCTCGACGGCGGCGACGTAGAGGCCCGGCTGCGGCGCGGGACCCTCGCCGGCGCCTTTGCCGTCAGCACCGCCGGCGACTCCGAAGGCCTCCCCAGTGCTACGGAACTGGCGCTCTTGGATGCGGCCCTGGACGGAAGCACGCACCGCTAA